From the Candidatus Melainabacteria bacterium genome, one window contains:
- a CDS encoding response regulator transcription factor encodes MAKILLVEDDQGLCRMVRDWLTMEKHNLEIISDGREALERLKYYQFDVVILDWELPGIHGPQILKEFRDAGKTTPVIMLTGKSTIDDKETGFTAGADDYLTKPFAMKELSVRLRALLRRPGSFTGNVITMGNITLDQANFKLTKNDVEIKLLPREFALMEFFMRHPKQVFSADALLNRVWASDSDSSSDALTTCIKRLRKKLDEEGKPSIITTVHGVGYKLDIG; translated from the coding sequence GTGGCCAAAATTCTCCTGGTTGAAGACGATCAAGGTCTGTGCCGTATGGTACGGGACTGGCTGACGATGGAGAAACACAATCTGGAAATCATTTCAGATGGACGCGAAGCGCTTGAAAGGCTGAAATACTACCAATTTGACGTGGTCATTCTCGACTGGGAGCTGCCCGGCATTCATGGACCGCAAATTCTGAAGGAGTTTAGGGACGCCGGAAAAACCACTCCCGTGATTATGCTGACCGGCAAGTCTACTATAGACGACAAAGAAACTGGTTTTACAGCCGGAGCCGACGACTACCTGACAAAGCCGTTTGCTATGAAAGAGCTTTCGGTTCGGCTCCGAGCTTTACTGAGACGCCCTGGTTCGTTCACCGGAAACGTGATTACGATGGGAAATATCACCCTCGACCAGGCGAACTTCAAACTAACCAAAAACGATGTGGAGATCAAGTTACTGCCAAGAGAATTCGCTTTGATGGAGTTTTTCATGCGACATCCAAAGCAAGTTTTTAGCGCAGACGCCTTGCTCAATCGCGTTTGGGCATCAGACTCCGACTCTAGCAGCGACGCTCTGACGACGTGCATTAAACGTCTCCGCAAAAAGCTTGATGAAGAAGGAAAGCCCTCCATTATTACGACCGTTCACGGCGTCGGTTACAAACTCGATATTGGATAG
- a CDS encoding CHAT domain-containing protein produces the protein MHLKFSSVILTSVLASLTLFSTAENSYASEQINSGDSPKNTAENTSQSTSPSSESDKDLETQLKEDADEAVKRYGAKSREATDAQFAYLKLLKNRGKNRKAEDLCRKVLSNYEKLCGNDSMEVADAEDVLGRILRHQYRYVEAELHQRKALDICKKLLPPTDPQIAAKMESLGKIMVAQGNVKEGRDTYQEAFDIATKSGDSNTADYIAGNLAACLVALGNTDEARKYITPLLNKITETQKSRPDSQAVLLALMGQSYAKEKKFDLAKKYYEEAIVVFKKFAPQHPALNTCYSFMADDEIVQGNYSVASKYLAQSIELAPNRTFDAFSRLAQQERLKFIDIYQPLIRSTDPKIANAKVLNEYLTLKTIEKHPHQNSAPLLESIYKARRQTFGDKSALTSEAALQLAVQLKYMSGHTQPLIGLAEPGILAFAQSLVNPKTKADAEAQVTIAVLGGRDRALDYVIEALLVLAEMKGEEEEFESAQKRLNLAEDCLKARNLTPETNSRNAHSPETLARKLLQLATVWLALGKYHRATELTESAIATISDGKTDSKLKYDAYLQLSNLNLAESDSEAALKNVSIAQAMALKLFGEKSIELIPCYRILSQIKLSTGQYKEAKNYAQEALRCTDLSTSDAIWMRNTTGFCDLAEGRYDSAKFELNQALNFCNDSVNNQAEDRSQFTASSTALAEALIHLGDKEEALQNLDWSLSTDHSNSDTYSLLSSARDCAGIAMVHSLNSEKELAATYALKAASFTDKFLQNGFSQLSFAQQCSFVNVTRQVRSILLNTCTDQEQLSKAYGYIIKWKGLLLETLRSQSAIASLANTSSGATKKSVSELADVRVKLGQMANTGQSQTSEFNLLTETKERLERNLSQITGAQTIADVLTNHDVQWFQSHLQPDQAFLDILTYTSIKDNTEHYALIALRAPAKDSVRSQQNGIYMLDLGQTREINDEISSWRNNITQQISTNNRDAKLSARDIHPDLESNQSLLSAEEYLQLTQKLAHHFILNPELAKFLGPDVTKLWLCPEAAMARTPWNSIGTICGATQFTICEVDSPREFIQITSQQSEPNKTNQLLLAGVGTFRSNDLNDLPGTAREINGIKSEASKAGIECKVLLDSQASKKNVEKKIDSFSVVHFSTHGFARSDSSAQSENRALPAIHFGLMSMMPSIARNPLTDSGLVLAPSEKTSGADEKTAELIASAETRPKWRSMPDSINASNKKLLTNLLTAEEIVGLNLKNCKLVSLSACKTGLGTGLDGQGVLGLRSAILAAGARSILMSLWSVDDEATEQLMQKFYSCLLDPQNPMTEVEALQKAQDYIRSQPQWQAPSYWAGWVIAGDGWQKIREKVPTGR, from the coding sequence ATGCACCTGAAGTTTTCGTCAGTTATTTTGACCAGTGTCCTAGCGTCATTGACTCTTTTTTCTACAGCAGAAAACTCCTACGCCAGTGAGCAAATCAATTCAGGAGACAGTCCCAAAAACACAGCAGAGAACACATCGCAGTCAACATCGCCATCTTCAGAGTCCGACAAAGATCTGGAGACACAACTCAAGGAGGATGCTGACGAGGCTGTAAAACGCTATGGGGCTAAATCACGAGAAGCAACTGATGCCCAGTTTGCTTATCTCAAACTTTTAAAAAATCGCGGTAAGAACAGAAAAGCCGAGGATTTATGCCGCAAAGTACTCAGTAACTATGAAAAGCTTTGTGGTAACGATTCCATGGAAGTCGCAGATGCGGAAGACGTTCTCGGCCGAATATTGCGCCACCAATACCGTTATGTCGAAGCTGAACTCCACCAGCGCAAAGCCCTAGACATCTGCAAGAAGCTACTACCTCCCACAGATCCGCAAATCGCCGCGAAGATGGAGAGTCTGGGCAAGATCATGGTGGCACAAGGGAATGTGAAAGAAGGCCGGGATACTTATCAGGAAGCCTTTGATATCGCTACCAAATCCGGTGACTCGAACACTGCAGATTACATTGCGGGGAACCTCGCCGCATGCCTGGTTGCCCTCGGTAATACAGATGAAGCGAGAAAATATATTACTCCACTTCTGAATAAAATTACTGAAACCCAAAAAAGCCGTCCTGACAGCCAGGCAGTTTTGCTGGCTCTTATGGGGCAAAGCTACGCAAAAGAGAAAAAATTCGACCTGGCGAAGAAGTATTACGAAGAGGCCATTGTTGTCTTCAAAAAGTTTGCTCCGCAACACCCTGCTCTAAACACTTGCTACAGCTTTATGGCAGATGACGAGATCGTGCAGGGCAATTATTCCGTGGCCTCCAAATATCTCGCGCAGTCAATCGAACTGGCTCCGAATCGGACCTTTGATGCGTTCAGCCGGCTTGCGCAACAGGAGCGGCTCAAATTCATCGACATATATCAGCCCTTGATTCGAAGCACAGATCCCAAAATCGCAAACGCCAAGGTCCTCAATGAATATTTGACTCTAAAAACGATTGAGAAGCATCCTCATCAAAACTCGGCACCGCTTCTCGAATCAATCTACAAAGCTCGACGCCAGACCTTCGGCGACAAGAGTGCTCTGACGAGTGAGGCAGCGTTGCAGCTAGCAGTGCAGCTCAAATATATGAGCGGTCACACTCAGCCCCTGATCGGATTGGCAGAGCCGGGTATTTTAGCTTTTGCACAATCGCTGGTCAATCCAAAAACAAAAGCAGATGCTGAGGCGCAAGTGACTATCGCCGTTCTAGGTGGCAGAGACCGGGCTTTAGACTACGTCATAGAAGCTCTTCTGGTCTTAGCCGAGATGAAAGGTGAGGAGGAAGAATTCGAATCAGCCCAGAAACGCCTCAATCTCGCTGAAGATTGTTTGAAGGCTCGCAACCTGACTCCTGAAACAAACTCACGAAACGCACACTCACCAGAAACGCTCGCGCGAAAGCTTTTGCAGTTAGCTACGGTTTGGCTAGCGTTGGGGAAATATCATCGTGCCACTGAACTAACCGAAAGTGCGATTGCAACGATCTCAGATGGCAAGACAGACAGCAAACTCAAGTACGATGCCTATTTGCAATTGAGTAATCTGAATCTGGCTGAATCCGACAGCGAAGCTGCACTCAAGAATGTAAGCATCGCCCAAGCAATGGCGTTGAAATTATTTGGCGAGAAATCAATAGAACTAATTCCTTGTTATCGAATACTCTCGCAAATCAAACTCTCCACAGGACAATACAAAGAAGCAAAAAACTATGCGCAGGAAGCTTTGCGGTGTACAGACCTGAGCACGTCTGACGCGATCTGGATGCGCAATACTACAGGATTCTGCGATCTCGCGGAGGGGCGCTATGATTCAGCAAAATTTGAGCTTAATCAAGCTCTGAATTTCTGCAACGATTCTGTGAACAACCAGGCGGAGGATCGCTCTCAATTTACGGCGTCTTCAACCGCCCTTGCAGAGGCACTCATCCATCTAGGTGACAAAGAGGAAGCGCTGCAGAATCTAGACTGGTCACTTTCCACCGACCATTCAAACAGCGATACATACTCACTACTATCATCAGCTAGAGATTGCGCAGGTATCGCCATGGTGCATAGTTTAAATTCCGAAAAAGAGCTGGCAGCAACCTACGCACTGAAAGCAGCGAGCTTTACCGATAAATTTCTGCAAAATGGATTCTCACAATTGTCTTTTGCGCAGCAATGTTCCTTTGTAAACGTCACCCGACAGGTTCGCAGCATTTTGCTCAACACTTGCACCGATCAGGAGCAATTGTCCAAAGCATACGGATACATAATAAAATGGAAGGGCTTGCTACTAGAAACATTGCGAAGCCAGTCTGCGATTGCATCGCTAGCTAATACTAGTTCTGGTGCTACCAAAAAGTCGGTTTCAGAGCTTGCTGACGTCCGGGTAAAGCTCGGACAAATGGCTAACACAGGTCAATCGCAAACTTCCGAATTTAACTTGCTAACAGAGACTAAAGAAAGACTTGAGCGCAATCTATCCCAGATAACTGGAGCGCAAACGATTGCAGACGTACTCACAAACCACGATGTGCAGTGGTTTCAAAGTCACCTGCAACCTGATCAAGCTTTCCTGGACATACTTACTTATACGTCAATAAAAGATAATACGGAACATTATGCATTGATTGCGCTGAGGGCACCGGCAAAGGATTCTGTACGCTCTCAGCAAAATGGAATTTACATGCTGGATCTGGGTCAGACACGTGAAATCAACGATGAAATTTCAAGTTGGCGAAACAACATCACTCAGCAAATTTCAACAAACAACAGAGACGCCAAACTTTCCGCTCGAGATATACACCCGGATCTGGAAAGCAACCAATCACTCTTGTCAGCGGAAGAATACCTTCAATTAACACAAAAATTGGCGCATCACTTTATTCTGAATCCTGAACTCGCCAAATTTCTGGGACCAGATGTCACAAAGCTCTGGCTTTGCCCAGAGGCAGCTATGGCAAGAACACCCTGGAATTCAATTGGCACTATATGCGGCGCCACCCAGTTCACCATTTGTGAGGTTGACAGCCCGCGCGAATTCATTCAAATTACGTCACAGCAAAGTGAACCGAACAAGACCAATCAGTTGTTGCTAGCAGGTGTTGGCACATTCCGAAGCAACGACCTCAATGATTTACCAGGCACAGCAAGGGAAATCAATGGCATTAAATCGGAAGCCAGCAAAGCCGGTATTGAATGCAAGGTCCTTCTCGATTCTCAGGCCAGTAAGAAGAATGTGGAGAAGAAGATTGACAGTTTCAGCGTTGTCCACTTTTCCACTCATGGTTTTGCCAGAAGCGATTCATCTGCTCAAAGCGAAAATCGCGCCTTGCCAGCTATTCACTTTGGATTGATGTCGATGATGCCGTCAATCGCTCGCAATCCCCTGACTGATTCGGGTCTCGTCCTCGCCCCAAGCGAAAAAACATCCGGCGCTGACGAGAAAACGGCAGAACTGATTGCAAGTGCTGAAACAAGGCCCAAGTGGCGGAGCATGCCTGATTCCATAAACGCGAGCAATAAGAAATTGCTGACGAACTTGTTAACGGCTGAAGAAATAGTCGGGCTAAATTTGAAGAATTGCAAGCTCGTCTCGCTTTCGGCATGCAAAACCGGATTAGGCACAGGGCTAGACGGACAGGGCGTGCTGGGACTTCGGTCGGCAATCCTGGCTGCCGGCGCACGTTCTATTCTTATGTCACTGTGGAGCGTCGATGATGAAGCGACCGAGCAATTAATGCAAAAATTCTATAGTTGCTTACTTGACCCGCAAAATCCGATGACGGAGGTTGAAGCGCTGCAGAAGGCGCAAGATTACATTCGTAGTCAACCTCAGTGGCAGGCACCGAGTTATTGGGCGGGTTGGGTGATTGCCGGTGATGGCTGGCAAAAAATACGAGAGAAAGTACCGACGGGGCGATGA
- a CDS encoding ABC transporter ATP-binding protein yields MSDSSTFQLRVVGVSKTYGDHQVNAVKDVSLSFSAGEFVALMGPSGCGKSTLLNLMGGIDKPSAGKVWFEEQDLTTMTDEQTTKIRGAKIGFIFQFFNLLSTLTVVENVSLPLELSGKDERECRRAATEMLARVGLEKRLNFYPSQLSGGEMQRTAIARALVHRPSLILADEPTGNLDSENGTAVLELLQSVNRELKPTIIMATHSQEAANYADRIIEVRDGVVYGDKQKCSSN; encoded by the coding sequence GTGTCCGATAGTTCAACTTTTCAACTCCGGGTCGTTGGTGTCTCCAAAACTTATGGAGACCATCAGGTCAATGCTGTCAAAGATGTCTCTTTGAGCTTCAGTGCTGGTGAATTTGTAGCGCTGATGGGACCAAGTGGCTGCGGCAAGTCGACTTTGCTCAACTTGATGGGCGGTATCGACAAACCAAGTGCGGGGAAAGTCTGGTTCGAAGAGCAAGATCTAACAACCATGACTGATGAGCAAACAACCAAAATCAGAGGCGCAAAAATCGGCTTCATTTTCCAGTTTTTCAATCTCCTGTCGACACTTACTGTCGTTGAGAACGTTTCCCTGCCACTCGAACTGTCCGGCAAAGATGAACGCGAATGCAGGCGAGCCGCGACAGAGATGCTAGCGCGCGTTGGTCTTGAAAAACGTTTGAATTTTTATCCTTCGCAGCTCTCGGGCGGCGAAATGCAGAGAACCGCAATCGCTCGCGCCCTTGTTCATAGACCTTCTCTGATACTGGCCGATGAGCCGACGGGCAACCTTGATAGCGAAAACGGCACAGCAGTGCTTGAACTGTTGCAGTCAGTCAACCGCGAGCTCAAGCCGACTATCATCATGGCTACACACAGCCAGGAAGCAGCCAACTACGCAGACAGAATTATCGAAGTTCGTGACGGCGTCGTATATGGTGACAAACAAAAATGTTCTTCGAATTGA
- a CDS encoding ABC transporter permease, translated as MFFELNLFRRFILRDLAKNKTRTCLTLVGIALGVSVLIAISLANHTALLKFKETVDLVSGKANLEIRSTAGPFMDENTLSDLSWLGSVGGKYMPMIQQTVAVADKNEELVQIIGIDMLGDPDFKSYSEESSGSNNFLDLFSSKSVLVGERLANTLHLSKGSPVKLLINDQTETFVVSDIMSGEGLGGVYSGNLVVGDLNVVQRALRAEGKISQIEVIVPENLLEQTQFQLRQELAPNIVIDRPSQRGEQVEKMTRSFKYNLIALTFIALMVGMFLIYNTMTISIIRRRPEIGTMRALGVTRLQIMMLFCIESLWFGVVGTSIGLLMGVAMSQGALKAIAGTFQHFYFQTPMESVAMAPMTLALAFCLGVVLTLVASIPPVIEATGVAPAEATRRASYESKIDRLSPWLSLLGVICFGGAVVASGQQPVYNFPVFGYVSALSAIIGAALVMPLALRFLLPLLGSLCRKIFGFEGLFAARSLHGTLGRTSVAVASLMIGIAMMVSLGIMIGSFRETVMVWIDQTLQADLWLESSARAAGSRFGKFDQSLMPVIKSVPSVVAVDAFVDTPIEYKGEQTNLGAGDLDVTEKYGHLKFTSGEPTKTVLARMGHDSAIVSESFAIRKGVAQGDSLTLQTPSGDHTVKVEGVYYNYASDLGYIVIPRAVFKELYHEDRVSNCAIYLAPGADPYAVRAEIQKRLAKVGLFSIRTTSELRKEAIKIFDRTFAITYALHTIAIAVSMLAVMNALFALALESRREFGILRYMGASKKQIQSVVLTEAGILGVLGNLSGLALGFVLSLLLIFVINKQSFGWTVQFAVPYDFLIESSILVLLTSVLSGIVPARFAAKTVAPQVVREE; from the coding sequence ATGTTCTTCGAATTGAATTTATTTCGTCGCTTTATACTTCGGGATCTTGCAAAGAACAAAACTCGTACCTGCTTGACTCTGGTTGGTATCGCTCTTGGTGTCAGCGTTCTAATTGCAATCAGTCTGGCCAATCATACTGCTTTGCTCAAGTTTAAGGAGACAGTTGATCTTGTCTCCGGCAAGGCGAATCTCGAGATCCGCAGTACCGCTGGTCCTTTCATGGATGAGAATACGCTGTCCGATTTGAGCTGGCTTGGGAGTGTCGGCGGCAAGTACATGCCGATGATACAGCAGACGGTCGCAGTCGCTGATAAGAACGAAGAGCTTGTGCAAATTATCGGAATTGATATGTTGGGTGATCCCGACTTCAAATCCTACAGCGAAGAGAGTTCAGGCTCGAACAACTTTCTGGATCTTTTTTCCAGTAAGTCGGTGTTGGTTGGAGAGCGCTTGGCCAACACATTGCATCTTTCAAAAGGCAGTCCAGTCAAACTTCTTATAAACGATCAGACCGAAACTTTCGTTGTTTCAGACATCATGTCTGGGGAAGGATTGGGCGGTGTGTATAGCGGCAATCTTGTTGTGGGCGATTTGAATGTCGTCCAGCGGGCCTTACGTGCAGAAGGAAAAATAAGTCAGATTGAAGTGATAGTGCCTGAGAATCTTCTGGAGCAAACGCAATTCCAGTTGCGACAGGAATTGGCTCCGAATATCGTCATAGACAGACCGTCTCAGCGTGGTGAGCAGGTTGAGAAGATGACGCGTTCGTTCAAATATAATCTGATCGCGCTTACCTTCATTGCTTTGATGGTAGGCATGTTTCTGATTTACAACACAATGACGATTTCGATTATCCGCAGGCGTCCTGAAATCGGTACAATGCGCGCACTGGGCGTCACACGCCTTCAGATAATGATGCTGTTTTGTATCGAGTCTCTCTGGTTTGGTGTAGTCGGCACCTCCATAGGGTTGCTCATGGGTGTCGCTATGTCGCAGGGCGCGCTCAAGGCGATTGCAGGAACGTTTCAGCACTTCTACTTCCAGACACCCATGGAGTCGGTCGCCATGGCTCCTATGACGCTGGCGTTGGCATTTTGCCTCGGTGTAGTGTTGACTCTGGTGGCATCGATTCCTCCAGTCATAGAGGCGACCGGAGTTGCACCCGCTGAAGCTACGCGCAGAGCCTCGTACGAATCCAAGATAGATAGGCTGTCGCCCTGGTTGAGTCTACTTGGCGTGATTTGCTTTGGTGGGGCGGTGGTCGCAAGCGGTCAACAGCCGGTCTACAATTTCCCCGTCTTTGGATATGTCTCGGCTCTTTCTGCGATCATCGGAGCTGCTCTAGTCATGCCGCTTGCGCTCCGATTCTTGCTTCCCTTATTGGGGTCGTTATGTCGAAAGATTTTTGGATTTGAAGGGTTGTTTGCCGCACGGTCTCTGCATGGTACTCTCGGGCGGACGTCTGTTGCGGTTGCGAGCTTGATGATTGGCATCGCTATGATGGTCAGCCTTGGCATCATGATTGGCAGCTTTAGAGAGACTGTTATGGTCTGGATCGATCAGACGCTTCAAGCTGATCTCTGGCTGGAGTCATCGGCTAGAGCTGCAGGAAGCCGTTTCGGCAAATTCGATCAGTCTCTGATGCCCGTGATCAAAAGTGTTCCTTCTGTGGTTGCAGTAGATGCTTTCGTCGATACTCCTATTGAATACAAAGGCGAACAGACAAATTTGGGCGCGGGGGATCTCGATGTAACCGAGAAGTATGGGCATCTCAAGTTCACCTCCGGTGAGCCGACGAAAACGGTGTTAGCTCGCATGGGGCATGACAGTGCAATAGTCTCGGAGAGTTTTGCCATCAGGAAGGGCGTTGCACAGGGTGACTCGCTGACTCTTCAGACTCCTTCGGGCGATCATACGGTGAAGGTAGAAGGCGTGTATTACAACTATGCAAGCGACCTCGGCTACATAGTGATACCGCGGGCTGTCTTCAAGGAGCTATATCATGAAGATCGTGTCTCTAATTGTGCGATTTACCTCGCACCTGGTGCTGACCCGTATGCAGTGCGTGCAGAAATTCAAAAACGTCTGGCCAAAGTTGGACTTTTCTCGATTCGCACGACCAGTGAGTTGCGTAAAGAGGCAATAAAAATATTTGACCGCACTTTTGCAATTACTTATGCGCTGCATACGATTGCAATTGCAGTATCAATGTTGGCGGTGATGAATGCTCTGTTTGCGCTTGCTCTGGAATCACGGCGTGAATTCGGTATTCTGCGCTACATGGGTGCTTCCAAGAAACAGATTCAATCTGTCGTTTTAACGGAAGCGGGAATTCTAGGTGTATTGGGCAATCTTTCCGGATTGGCTCTGGGATTTGTACTATCGCTGCTGCTGATTTTTGTAATTAATAAGCAATCGTTTGGCTGGACTGTGCAATTCGCAGTGCCGTACGATTTCTTGATCGAGTCCTCGATATTAGTGTTGTTGACGTCGGTTCTGTCGGGTATTGTTCCTGCCCGCTTTGCGGCGAAGACTGTGGCTCCGCAAGTGGTTCGAGAGGAGTAG
- a CDS encoding carotenoid 1,2-hydratase, which translates to MFFRVLVLLTLLISGVLTPSVAWARTFKQALPGYVFSFPRDHVSHDEFKTEWWYYTGHLESKDQKHYGYELTFFRTGVDELPVKQRSPWDVKDIFLAHFAITDENNKTFHYFEKLNRSGLSSAGARLDHYYVFNENWSIEQLGNQFVLKADTSDFGLHLLLTSGKPPVVHGKDGVSQKASCKGCASHYYSMTRLKSDGYVYLKGQSVPVSGTSWMDHEFGSNQLTSEQVGWDWYSVQLNDNTELMLYVIKKTDGSIDSNSSGTIVYADGSSKHITQSEFSITTKRQWKSPHTGGMYPMDWTINVPSQKISLNLVPVLDDQELSTAKSTGVSYWEGATTVNGQVNGKSVKGQAYVEMTGYAEKFHKKI; encoded by the coding sequence TTGTTTTTCCGAGTATTAGTTCTTTTGACTCTGCTGATTTCGGGTGTATTGACACCCTCTGTGGCGTGGGCTCGAACCTTCAAGCAGGCATTGCCGGGATATGTTTTTTCATTTCCTCGCGATCATGTTTCTCACGACGAATTCAAAACCGAGTGGTGGTATTACACAGGACATCTAGAGAGTAAGGACCAGAAGCATTACGGTTATGAGTTGACATTCTTTCGTACTGGTGTCGATGAACTGCCAGTCAAACAGCGTTCACCCTGGGATGTGAAGGATATTTTTCTCGCTCATTTTGCAATAACCGACGAGAATAACAAAACCTTTCATTATTTTGAAAAACTGAATCGCAGTGGATTGAGCTCAGCTGGTGCTAGGTTGGATCACTATTATGTGTTCAATGAGAACTGGTCGATCGAACAGTTAGGAAATCAGTTTGTCCTGAAGGCAGATACGTCTGATTTCGGCTTGCACTTGCTGCTCACTTCAGGGAAACCACCTGTAGTGCATGGCAAAGACGGGGTGAGCCAGAAAGCTTCTTGCAAAGGTTGTGCGTCTCACTATTATTCAATGACCAGGCTCAAGAGTGATGGTTACGTCTATCTGAAAGGGCAATCTGTTCCAGTAAGCGGAACTTCCTGGATGGATCACGAGTTCGGTAGTAATCAGCTTACTTCGGAGCAAGTTGGCTGGGACTGGTACAGTGTTCAACTAAATGACAATACAGAGCTGATGCTCTACGTGATAAAGAAGACCGATGGGTCAATAGACTCTAACTCTAGCGGAACCATTGTGTATGCGGACGGTTCATCTAAGCACATTACGCAGTCAGAATTCTCTATCACAACAAAACGTCAGTGGAAGAGTCCGCACACTGGTGGCATGTATCCGATGGACTGGACTATCAACGTGCCGAGCCAGAAGATCAGCCTGAATCTTGTGCCTGTTCTGGACGACCAGGAGCTGAGCACTGCCAAGTCAACTGGCGTCTCATACTGGGAGGGTGCCACCACAGTCAATGGACAGGTAAACGGTAAATCCGTCAAAGGTCAGGCATATGTCGAAATGACCGGGTACGCCGAAAAATTCCACAAAAAAATCTAG
- a CDS encoding PAS domain S-box protein translates to MRFQEPPLSKKTFTLVALPLAFELTFALVLIFLSQQYEAQLESERHARDVTSHLNQILRLLMAEGTLAVSTRISSNPLEQSGKRRVLDDRIKVETSAVKDLVAGHPAEEEAFNEIHGLLTDCLKILAQNKQATLEGDRFGMIKAWGSLNKLTLKLQQRMDELIIQMNNLQEETQTQQTMTRHAFAAALFLGLLVNVLIAVALGILFHRGTIRRLNTLMDNTQRLAAGKELSPAIEGIDEIARLDHTFRQMAALLEEANRKQRATFENAVDVICSIDKDGRFASVNPASVTVWGLSPEDLQGTRISQIIFKDDVNDTLEKIKQIIADQSFGSFENRVIKSDRSLVDMNWTAQWSSEEKTLFCVAHDITERKQIDRLKADFVAMVSHDLRTPLNSVQGFLELLGAEAYGNLSEDGYDSLEITEASVKRLIALINDLLDLEKMESGMLELRIAKTDMKSVLSSSIGSVISFAKQADVEVTINGDAHLILEADNDRLVQVVVNLLSNAIKFSPKGERVTIDVAKMPDAVRVNIRDRGRGVPEKMRESIFERFKQVELNDERKKGGSGLGLAICKAIIERHGGKIGVEPGENEVGSVFWFTLPLTASIAPAEKARV, encoded by the coding sequence ATGCGCTTTCAGGAACCACCCTTATCCAAAAAGACTTTTACGCTTGTCGCGTTACCGCTGGCATTCGAACTGACCTTTGCTCTAGTCCTGATCTTCCTCTCGCAGCAGTATGAAGCTCAACTTGAAAGCGAACGACACGCCCGCGATGTCACCAGCCATCTCAACCAAATTTTGCGGCTGCTCATGGCAGAAGGTACGCTCGCCGTTTCGACACGAATTTCTAGCAATCCACTGGAGCAGTCAGGTAAAAGACGCGTTCTCGATGATCGAATCAAAGTTGAAACATCCGCAGTTAAGGACTTAGTCGCAGGGCACCCGGCTGAAGAAGAAGCATTCAACGAAATTCACGGTCTTCTGACTGACTGCCTGAAGATTCTCGCTCAAAATAAGCAGGCAACGCTTGAAGGTGACCGTTTCGGCATGATTAAAGCCTGGGGCAGTCTGAATAAGCTGACGCTCAAATTGCAACAGCGTATGGATGAACTGATCATCCAAATGAACAATTTGCAGGAAGAAACACAGACACAGCAAACGATGACCCGCCATGCTTTTGCCGCTGCTCTGTTTCTGGGACTGTTAGTCAACGTTCTGATAGCGGTTGCTCTGGGAATCCTCTTTCACAGAGGCACCATCAGGCGTCTCAACACCTTGATGGACAATACTCAACGGCTTGCGGCAGGCAAGGAGCTGAGCCCGGCGATTGAGGGCATCGACGAAATCGCCAGACTCGATCACACTTTCAGGCAAATGGCTGCCCTCCTCGAAGAAGCAAACCGCAAACAAAGAGCGACATTTGAGAATGCTGTGGATGTGATTTGCTCGATTGATAAAGATGGTCGATTCGCATCAGTGAACCCCGCGTCGGTGACAGTTTGGGGACTTTCCCCAGAAGACCTGCAAGGCACGCGCATCAGTCAAATAATCTTCAAAGACGATGTAAACGACACGCTCGAAAAAATCAAACAGATAATTGCGGATCAATCGTTCGGCTCCTTCGAAAATAGAGTAATCAAAAGTGACAGATCTCTGGTTGATATGAACTGGACTGCGCAATGGTCCAGTGAGGAAAAGACGCTTTTCTGCGTTGCGCATGACATCACGGAACGAAAACAAATCGACAGATTGAAAGCAGACTTCGTCGCCATGGTCAGCCATGACTTGCGGACGCCACTAAATTCAGTGCAAGGATTTCTGGAATTACTGGGTGCTGAAGCATACGGCAACCTTAGTGAAGATGGTTATGATTCGCTCGAGATTACCGAAGCAAGCGTAAAACGATTGATAGCTCTGATCAACGATTTACTCGATCTGGAGAAAATGGAATCTGGAATGCTCGAATTACGCATTGCGAAGACTGACATGAAGAGTGTTCTTTCCAGCTCGATTGGTTCAGTAATTAGTTTCGCCAAGCAAGCTGATGTTGAGGTAACGATTAATGGTGATGCCCATCTGATACTTGAAGCGGACAACGATCGACTGGTGCAAGTGGTAGTCAACCTGCTATCCAACGCGATTAAATTTTCACCGAAAGGTGAACGGGTCACAATCGACGTAGCAAAAATGCCTGACGCTGTAAGAGTAAATATTCGGGACAGGGGCAGGGGAGTTCCGGAAAAAATGAGGGAATCGATTTTCGAGCGGTTCAAGCAGGTTGAGCTGAATGATGAGAGAAAGAAGGGCGGCTCAGGTTTAGGTCTGGCGATTTGCAAAGCCATTATTGAAAGGCACGGAGGCAAAATCGGTGTCGAACCCGGTGAAAATGAAGTCGGCAGCGTCTTCTGGTTCACCCTGCCACTTACCGCCTCCATCGCGCCGGCTGAAAAAGCCAGGGTCTAA